agAAAAGTACTTTCCCGAGTGGAACACCCTCAAGAGCTGCAAATTGGAAAGTGAATGTTTATCTTTCATGAAGTTACTGCAGAGCtaggaattttgtttttaatgaggTTCTTAAAGACCAAATAGATACAGGACGAAGATTTTAATATGATATCTGATAGGTCGATATTAAAATCAAGATATAATTTATCAGATTTACATTCAAAAACATCTAAGATTACCTACTTTGTCTAACAAGGAAATCAAGTTTATGAACTTTGAATAAAATACGTTTCTCAGACCGGGGAACTCGAGCAAGCTACGGATGCAGTCATTTATACTAAGTACTATACAAGTTGCATTCGGACCCAGAGTCTACATTATACGGCCGAGCCCCCACATGATTTATGAAGATTGACCAGTCCTTCCTGCAGTTTACCAAGCAAAAGAAACTACAAAAGATAGTTTTGCAAAAGCAATAgcaaatataaattgttaatgTCGGTCGGTAGTTTAACGGGTATCGGTCAACAACgtgtgttttgaaaatatttgctcACCAACCTCTGCCCGTTATCATAAGCTGTGCGATGTTTCAGGCTTTAAAGACCACATAAGGTACATCGGCacactatttttttatctaatcgCCCATGTAATTTCTTGCGTATAAAATTTTTgagttcattattttgaaattattccaACGAGTAATCAGCATTTTCTCTCGCTCTATTCGCTCTTTCTTAGTGTTTATTATTCTGTACTCAGGTCTATCTGTTACACATTATAAACCGCAATGGCCAATATGATAGATATGCGCAACTTATTTATAAGTCCCGTCGCGCAAATAATGCCGACATTCAAAGTACCTGTGAATGTCAGTCAAATTGATCGTGTGGGGCAGACGAATTATGTTAGCATAGTTATCGATCTATCGCTGTTTGACTAGTTTAACTTGCGTTGTTTACTCCTCTGTTGAAGGTATTTTTGCCCCTGTGTTCTGTCTTTTCCATAATTTAGTTTTGCTCAAAATTTTTCACACGTAACATTATCTTGCATTTGTAATAAAACAGCGATCAACTTTGAATATACGTCCAACTCAATATTTATGATACCGCCTATAAATActgtatctatttaaaaacgCAGTCATATAAATAATGTGGATCCTCCTACCGTTCTGAGAGCGTTAACACGCAATTTTATATCAACACAGCTCTATTGAAACTACAAATCGTAAATTATAGGACAATTAATCAAAAGTTTATCTGAGGGACGTCACAACATCCTCGACGTAAATGCGAAGAGTAATAACATCAGCCGTCCGCTGAACTAATAAGAGGATATTAACTGGAATGTGGGACAGGAAAACGTTTGCCTTCTGAAAACTGGCGAAGGAAACGGCTGGACGTTTGAGATAGGTggcgaaatatttaattaaaactcggAATTGGGGGACAGACTGAGTGCTCTTGGTACTGGAGTAAAAATAATCTACAGCTTAGGTACTCATTATACATATGACTCTAAGGATACTATCTATTCATTttgcagaaattattttatgttcacTAAATGCCCGAGCCTAGTATCTCAGTCATCTGCAGTCAATGTTTTTCGAAGACGTAATTCAACTAGCGACAAGGCGTGTCTGAGACATCCCTCCTCGTAATATCCCAAGAGTAGCCAGCGTAATGTAACAGATAACGACACGACAGCTGTGTGCCGAGGCCATTGACTTCGGAAACCATATCACGAGATATCAACGGCCACTATGTATCAAACTAATAAATTCTAACGGGTCGTAGTCATACGACACATACGTTTCATAAATTGTTTCGTACAAGATCTTGTAAACTAGTGCGCGTATGATTGTttcaaaactacaataaaaccTGTTAGATGAAATCGAAATCAATGACATTACGCGAAAGTTTATTAGGTCACTAACACAAAtacacaagtttttttttaagtggttGTGGGATTGAAGATAAGCAACAAAAAAAAGTGGAGATTCGTCATGATCTTGCCTTAAATCATCAATTGAAAGGATCCTTTCTTTCAGTTAGCTCTCCACAAACagcaaagaaataaatagcCATTGAATACGTTGATAAACAAACACCACATGAAACGGAGATCGCGTCATATCATCGATTAGTTTACTCCATGTCATGCTTAGATCCCATTCGCACATACAAACACACGTCCGTCACCTCAAATTCTGGAAAGCAAATGATCCACCTTCGAAAACTGGCGAAAATCATCGAAAATGGGTTATTGTAACAAAGCGAATAACTTTTTGGCAGCCTAAAGTTTGCAGGGTAATGCAGGTCATACACGATCATTCCTAACGTCAAAACAGCTTAGTCGTGCCGATTTGCCGATAGAAAACCGATCGTGTATGACCAGCTTAAGATCAAATACTTGTGTCATTTATAGTTTAAGAGCCCTATAGTTAGCCGTGCATTAATGCACCTAATTTGTTGGCAAATGGTCGAAGTGATCAAGGGTGACGGTTTAAAAGATGCATGATTTGAAACGGTACCGTAAACAAATGTTCTGAGAATTTTAACGAGTTGCAACTAATGTTATTAAGACGTATATTTTCAGATTGTAATGATGATAAATATCTCAGTGCCAACAACTTTTCTGTATTAGCGATTCTCCAAAAAGTTAAagattttacatcaaaatatgaATTTGTTGACAGAATGTTCGTATTAAACAGTGTCTATTACAAACTGACCTTCTAGTTACAAAATCTTGGAAACTCGATAAAcacatacattatacatatgtagcATGATATCAAATAGCAAAGGGCAAGGTCAACTTAAGCTCGATAGGTTTCTCAACGgcttttatttaagtacctaactttaaaatacaaaacttattCGGAATTCAAAACGAAAGGTGTTAGTAAGAATGCAGAATGCAGTTAGCATGCAGCTGATGCATTTGGCCGTGTAACTGCATCAGAAATGCACAATAAGGTCGCATGCATATGTGcatcatgttattttattaaattaatagtcTACAGTCTATAACCAGTTATTATAATAGAAACTGTTAATAATTATGCACAGACAAGATTCCGttatacctaaaaataatatccaTCCATACTAATTAACTTTTGATTAAAAACTGCAATGAAGTTGCATTAACgctgttttaattataatatgtaattgcGCAGTATGTAGGTAAATCTTCAGCACCTCATTATTAGGCACACTACAGTTTGGTATAGGACCGGGTAACTAATAGCCCACCACGAATATTACTCATGGTACAGTCAGTAACAAAACGCTCTGACATAACTAAACatgttaaactattttatatcattatatattcaaaatatttttgtgtgactCAATTTCAATAACCAGTCATCTCAGCGGTTAACCAGATGGTAACACAAGACAGGTGTGTCATTTAATTTagtagaataatttaatttaaaaaaacctgaATTTGCAACTGATAAATTAAGggttaaaaatagattaaattatttattttaattcacgGATCTCTCTCAGCGTCCTAATGTTACACCATCAATGCTTAGGTTTTATCTAGCCATTATAATTATAGACAttccatacatattttataaaagaagtaTTAAGTGCGTGCCTCCGAGCGGGTTGCCATTGTACGATTTTAATTATAACACGGTCAAGCAATGCTAAGAAATTCCTTATAAGCACgacaaaggaaaaatattatacctatcaTAATACCCATTTTCTGCAGTCACAAAACATTGTTTACCTAAAAATTATGCATTTCGCATACCGTGACTTATAAACACGAAATCATCGTCCGTTATATAGCATACGTAAACAATAAAGGAAGCAGCTGTCATGTGACTGCGCTCGCGCATAGAAAGTGTTGAGCGCGGGCGCTTAACCGCGACCTTGGTATGGTCGCGGAGAAAAAACTAATCAACAGTTTTTATGGGGACACCAGTTTTATACTTGCCTATGGCTTTAATGTGTTATATTGCGCATTCTTATGAATGATAATGGTATTAGAATTCTACCGGTCTTCTTTGAACAATGCAATGGCCTAGCCTACCTTTAAAAGAGTAGATAGAAATCATAGAGAGAATGTGCTATGCTTACTGCATTGAATGAAACCATTCTCTTTgtgttacataaattaatatagcTGGTATGAATCAGATGAAAACCTCTTCCTCTATTGATTTTCTATTTACTAATATGTTAGTTGGAGAGAATGCCCAAAAGagcactttaaaaaaaaggagCTATAAATGATACAGAAATGAGCAACATGTAACACTGATCCAAATGTGTAGAGATTATCAAATTtcggaaataatgaaaaaaatattaattaccttAACTACATTAGCTGCCtttcatttcatgaacaaatAACACTAAGCACTATAACAATTAGCATTGTGGTAagaataaaacaacattaaaaatgtCAATGATCAAAGACAAAAGGCTAATGAATTTTATAATGACTGTAATAATTTACTAATCATAACATAATCTATTAATTAAGAACTTGCCCTCATAATACAGATGAACTATGCAACTACTATAACACCGGATGCCATGAATACATAcatgctatattatttttaaaaatatgaagtagCCTGCGCAGAGcctttttttcaatattatatttttattaattaatagaatTATTACTAGAACAGTTTGTGCAGCGtttatattaaatgttttctgactatcaaataatgaaaatttaatgaTATGAAAAGTGAATATTCATTTTCAGTTCACTTTTTTACTGAGggatttaaaaaatcaattgaATTTAGTAGCTTAGTTTGTGTTTGTTGAATCAATAAATCACCACACCCTATGCTTGCATGGTTTTCAAAACAgcagaatttataaataaatgtttacaatTATTTGCTATCTGTACAAATTATTTatggagaaaaataaaaaaaaagctatacatttttgattgattttgagaTTTGAATCAAACTTCATCCTGGACTGGGTTTTTCATAAGCCcattcaaatatgtatttctttatgCCGTATGTTACAAGCTATTTGCCTGaatataagtttttattgcCAATTTACAATAAGGGTATGCAAGTGTGAATATACagtatacttttttaatttcagtgttTTGCTATGTGCCagacacaataaacaaaataagcattgaataaagaaaatgaaCATAAACAATCCTACTTATAGAAATGCAGTGAGAAAACTTAACGAGATCCATTTGTAgtagaacaaaatatattttatggtgctGTAATCATGTGCATTCAATGCAGTTTAGttataattaatgtttcatgatattattatattcttaaggaaaaaatgtttgtaatggataaactcaaacaaTATTGGATCAATTTAACAAactctttcaccattagaaagctacactatctgggagtaacaaaggctattttttatcctggTATGGGCGTCCCACAAGATGCAAGTGACCACAGAACGGCTAGTATGATATACATAGCAATTTCGTTTAACACAAATAATTGCTTCGTGTGTTTAATTGTAACTTTGGAAAATGatgcaataattttattgttttttgtcaaTTAGCTAAGACTGTAAAATATGCTTACCTATTCCTTTCCTTAAAGAGCTaatcaaaattatgaaaatgtaaacatttatCAGACAGACAATGCTTACTAATGCTTTCCTaacaacttttatttgaatatggaaGGAGACACACTGCatcaaccccaaataaaattggaataagtagcatgatgatgataaaaaaatatcttgtacTCACTCGCTAGTTTCCTTAGTCTTCTCTACATGTTTCTTGATATCCGCGAGGGAGGAGTCCAGTCTGTTGAGGAACTCGTCAAAGCTCTTCTTCTCGTCTGGGCTGCCAGGGGAGAAGTCCCCGGTGGGCATGCCAGCAATCGACGCCCGGTGATTCGGCGGGGGCAGCTCCGTCACCCGCTCACCGTTCTCATAGAAAGGAGAATCTTTGGTGACGGGAATCAATAAATACTCCCGCAAAAACAAACTGTCCGTAGCGAATAGACGATTCGCCCGCCTAATTTTCTCCATCTACGACAAGCAAACGAAGCATTTATCACTCTGTCCATTGAAAATCCCAGGACTTGAATGAGATAATAACACTTTTATTGCGATGTTAGTACACTTACGGTAACACCATATTTGAGGGCAAGCCCTTGCAAAGTATCGCCTTTCGCCATCACATGCTTGATGTATTCTTCGTTCCTTTTCATGTGATTGCAAGTACTTCCATATTTTTTAAGAGGGCGAGCCGAATCTCTAATAGAAACTCTTTCATCGAAAAGACGTTCCTCCTCCATTTTTGACGTGTGTAAATGACAGCGTCGGATAGACTGAAGTTAGTTGCAAAACAGGTGCGATGACCTTTCGTTTTGATAGTCAAAAGAAGTAGTGCAAtgttttttggaaattattttcgCGTTccgtaatattaatttttatgctGTACAAAACTTCACATTTTTCTACACTATTTAGTAGCTTTGaacttgattatttttcactttaaaattAAGTGCATATAATCGGCACGTTTAAGTGCCATCTTTCTGAAATGTACAACACTATCAAGTAAAGTTTTGCTACTGGATAAAGATGGCGCTGTTCCCTCAATATAAACGCTAGGtacgatagatggcgctgtatcaGTACTTTTGATTCAACAATTCGGCTCTGCCCGGGCCACATGTGAACAACCAATCATAAATCCGGAATCTTTAGTTCATTCAATTCAAGACGAGACCCAGTCATTCTATTTATTcatatcattcattcattcagtcTCACGGTGCAACTCGACGGGAGTGGTGTTGTGTTATGTGATTCAgaattaatgaaatttaaaaattgttatgaaCAGGAAACATTTTCGTTTATAGTGTTTTGACTTACACATTTAATTTTGTCGCATTGACTGAAgactcataaaaatattaattgcctATTTAGATTGAGTTCATAagcatttatttgattttatttatggttTGTGTACATACATGTGATCGATAAAAAAATCGCGACATTTCTTCGAAAAAAgggtatgtatgaatgaaaatgTT
The sequence above is a segment of the Helicoverpa armigera isolate CAAS_96S chromosome 20, ASM3070526v1, whole genome shotgun sequence genome. Coding sequences within it:
- the Red gene encoding lysM and putative peptidoglycan-binding domain-containing protein 2 — translated: MEEERLFDERVSIRDSARPLKKYGSTCNHMKRNEEYIKHVMAKGDTLQGLALKYGVTMEKIRRANRLFATDSLFLREYLLIPVTKDSPFYENGERVTELPPPNHRASIAGMPTGDFSPGSPDEKKSFDEFLNRLDSSLADIKKHVEKTKETSEFVKDLEDGFVRHRPTARLRQSASMGASTSYNEVIPPPLPPPPVGLTQGRRVDTSLRRLERAHDDLFQL